Proteins co-encoded in one Scatophagus argus isolate fScaArg1 chromosome 11, fScaArg1.pri, whole genome shotgun sequence genomic window:
- the mcf2lb gene encoding guanine nucleotide exchange factor DBS isoform X1 — protein sequence MILWMKTEEMALGELLERLKTVTQSIDEIMQLDSSPLRAADITPELKRQFAYLSGGRGDNGSPIIVFPEFPAFGEITDREFHNVLTYLTSVPSLSSTDVGFILVIDRRQDRWAAVKGTLLRIAGSFPGNLQLVLVLRPTTLLQRTLSDILFKFNKDEFKMKVPVIMLSSITELHSYIDCSQLTQELGGTQEYCHEKWISHRTAIEGFALMVKKTAQTLQLFGTELAETELPNEIQATTILLSTHTSKKDKMKEDLLVALGQGSRLLESINEPVVRDPDHNMNQDELENLATVQRLLSQLDETERAFDEFWVRHQTKLQQCLQLRNFEHSYREVRTLLDQVSEKLATFSEVGISPAHADHIFCELTTYEERVCEVLDKALSLAREGDELIQNSHYAEDSIQPKCNEVRAISENVSSNLKAKKDHLHKAMELHHRLERASKWVDDGIYLLASQPVDKCLSQDGAELALLELERYLDNAGQNQLTDLNNIWTEYEAVLNQQFRDQVEKVFQKQMSMQDMFDKRRVSLKKLAAKQTRPVQPVAPRPEAFIKSPLSSPAHRAHLEKNCSETGTGDNCEKLQNGDGNSRHASLSEEEDNLAVLRRHVMNELLETERAYVEELLCVLQGYASEMDNPAMVPLMPAPLQNKKEVLFGNMPEIYHFHRRTFLRELEQYTDCPELVGRCFLQRMTDLQIYEKYCHNKPRSESLWRQCSDCAFFQECQKKLEHKLGLDSYLLKPVQRITKYQLLLKEMLKYSKSCEGADDLQEALTSILGILKAVNDSMHLIAITGYEGNLSELGKLLMQGSFSVWTEHKKGHAKVKDLARFKPMQRHLFLHEKALLFCKRREENGEGYEKAPSYSFKHSLNMSAVGITENAKGDNKKFEIWCNSREEVYIVQAPTAEVKTTWVNEIRKVLTTQLEACREASQQRAADPVFQFPPVPSGAASLSPFKSGQKSFKKGEEKKTEPCSPDVNSSSSPKPTGKDEAVTSPTSDRAAVAKKRFTLQGFSNLKAQKGSPTSPDHKTKRQSDPTPFGFKGWNKASLSLDASEEHDGYSSAEDPLNSDPEDENGKKLCAGKYTVMVDYEKGGVQELSVKSGDMVQLVKEGDDGQWFVRNLSTSKEGWIAAANLITLIGKSKSCQSLTSSEGSGSGNLSTSSSCSETYTSFSDIKP from the exons ATGAGATCATGCAGCTGGACAGCAGTCCCCTCCGTGCTGCTGACATCACCCCAGAGCTCAAGAGGCAGTTTGCCTACCTTTCAG GAGGTAGAGGGGATAATGGCAGCCCCATCATTGTATTCCCAGAATTCCCTGCGTTTGGAGAGATCACAGACAGAGAGTTTCACAACGTGCTGACCTACCTGACCAGTGTGCCCAG cttgtCTTCAACAGATGTGGGTTTCATCTTGGTCATTGATCGTCGACAAGACCGATGGGCGGCCGTCAAGGGGACCCTGCTTCGCATCGCT GGCTCCTTCCCGGGGAACCTCCAGCTGGTTCTGGTTCTGAGGCCCACCACCCTCCTGCAGCGTACGCTGTCTGACATCTTATTCAAGTTCAACAAGGATGAGTTCAAGATGAAGGTGCCG GTGATCATGTTGAGCTCAATAACTGAGCTGCACTCATACATCGACTGCTCACAGCTGACCCAGGAACTCGGGGGAACGCAGGAGTATTGCCATGAAAAGTGGATCTCTCATCGCACT GCTATTGAAGGCTTTGCACTGATGGtgaagaaaacagcacagacactgCAGTTGTTTGGGACTGAACTGGCTGAAACTGAACTCCCAAATGAAATCCAGGCCACAACAATCCTGCTaagcacacacaccagcaagaaagacaaaatgaag gaGGATCTGTTGGTGGCTCTGGGTCAGGGCAGCAGGCTGCTGGAGAGCATCAATGAGCCTGTTGTGAGAGACCCTGACCACAACATGAACCAGGATGAACTGGAGAACCTTGCCACAGTGCAAAG ATTACTGTCTCAGCTGGATGAGACAGAAAGGGCTTTCGATGAGTTTTGGGTGAGGCATCAGACCAAACTGCAGCAGTGTCTCCAACTGCGCAACTTTGAGCACAGCTACAGAGAG GTGAGGACTCTACTGGATCAGGTGTCTGAGAAACTTGCAACCTTCTCTGAGGTGGGGATCAGCCCAGCCCATGCTGACCATATCTTCTGTGAACTCACCACCTATGAGGAGAGAGTCTGT GAGGTGCTGGACAAAGCCTTGTCATTGGCACGTGAGGGTGATGAGCTGATCCAGAACTCCCACTATGCTGAGGACTCCATACAGCCCAAATGCAATGAAGTCAGAGCAATCAGTGAGAATGTGAGCAGCAACCTAAAGGCCAAGAAAGACCACCTCCACAAAGCCATGGAGCTGCACCACCGTTTGGAGAGA GCTTCTAAATGGGTTGACGATGGTATATACCTGTTGGCGTCTCAGCCAGTAGACAAGTGTTTATCACAAGATGGAGCAGAGTTGGccctgctggagctggagcgGTACCTGGACAACGCAGGCCAGAACCAACTGACAGACCTCAACAACATCTGGACGGAATATGAGGCAGTGCTCAACCAGCAGTTCAGA GACCAAGTGGAGAAGGTGTTCCAGAAGCAGATGTCCATGCAGGACATGTTTGACAAGAGGAGGGTCAGCCTGAAGAAACTAGCAGCCAAACAAACCAGGCCGGTGCAGCCGGTAGCCCCCAGACCTGAAGCCTTCATCAAATCCCCCCTCAGCTCGCCTG CGCACAGAGCACATCTGGAGAAAAACTGCTCAGAGACAGGCACCGGGGACAACTGTGAGAAA TTGCAGAATGGAGACGGTAACAGCAGACATGCCTCtctgtcagaggaggaggacaaccTGGCGGTGCTCAGGAG GCACGTTATGAACGAGCTGCTGGAAACTGAGAGAGCCTAcgtggaggagctgctgtgcGTATTGCAG GGATATGCCTCTGAGATGGATAATCCAGCAATGGTTCCCCTCATGCCTGCTCCTTTGCAGAACAAAAAGGAGGTTCTGTTTGGCAACATGCCAGAAATCTACCACTTCCACAGGAG GACCTTTCTGAGGGAGTTGGAGCAGTACACCGACTGCCCAGAGCTAGTTGGAAGGTGTTTTTTACAGAGG ATGACAGACCTGCAGATCTATGAGAAATACTGTCACAATAAGCCTCGCTCTGAAAGCCTTTGGAGGCAGTGCTCAGACTGTGCCTTTTTCCAG GAGTGTCAGAAAAAGTTGGAGCACAAGCTTGGTTTAGATTCCTATCTCCTGAAGCCTGTTCAGAGGATTACCAAATATCAACTGCTGCTGAAG GAAATGCTGAAGTACAGTAAGAGCTGTGAGGGGGCAGATGACCTGCAGGAGGCGCTGACCTCCATCTTAGGCATCCTCAAGGCTGTCAATGACTCCATGCACCTCATCGCCATTACAGGATATGAG GGTAATTTGAGTGAACTGGGTAAGCTGCTGATGCAGGGGTCGTTCAGCGTGTGGACAGAGCACAAGAAAGGTCATGCCAAAGTGAAGGATTTGGCCCGTTTCAAGCCCATGCAGAGGCACCTCTTCCTGCACGAGAAGGCCCTGCTCTTCTgcaagaggagggaggagaacgGGGAGGGCTACGAGAAAGCTCCCTCCTACAGCTTCAAACATTCTCTGAAT ATGAGTGCCGTTGGCATTACTGAGAATGCAAAAGGAGACAACAAGAAGTTTGAAATTTGGTGCAACTCCAGAGAAGAGGTTTATATTGTTCAG GCGCCAACAGCTGAAGTAAAAACGACTTGGGTAAATGAGATCAGGAAGGTTCTGACAACCCAGCTGGAAGCGTGCAGAG AAgccagccagcagagggcagcagatcCAGTTTTCCAGTTTCCTCCTGTGCCCAGTGGAGCAGCAAGTCTCAG TCCATTCAAGTCTGGTCAGAAGAGCTTTaagaagggagaggagaagaaaactgAACCCTGCAGCCCTGATGTcaactcctcttcctcaccaaaGCCCACAGGAAAAG ATGAGGCTGTGACAAGCCCTACCtcagacagagctgctgtggctAAAAAGCGCTTTACTTTACAGGGCTTCAGTAACCTCAAAGCCCAGAAAG GATCTCCCACAAGCCCTGATCACAAGACCAAGCGTCAGAGCGATCCCACACCATTTGGCTTCAAAG GCTGGAACAAGGCCTCGCTGTCGCTGGATGCCTCAGAGGAGCATGATGGATATTCCAGTGCTGAGGATCCTCTTAACTCTGACCCAGaggatgaaaatggaaagaagcTG TGTGCTGGCAAATATACAGTGATGGTTGACTACGAGAAGGGAGGTGTTCAGGAGCTCTCAGTGAAGAGTGGAGACATGGTGCAGCTGGTCAAGGAAGGAGATGACGGACAGTG GTTTGTGCGTAACCTGAGCACTTCGAAGGAGGGCTGGATCGCAGCTGCTAATCTCATCACACTCATTGGAAAGTCCAAGTCATGCCAGTCTCTCACCAGCTCAG AAGGCAGCGGCTCTGGGAACCTCAGCACATCGTCCAGCTGCAGTGAGACCTACACAAGCTTCTCTGACATCAAACCCTGA